The Spirulina subsalsa PCC 9445 region CAGTAACTTAGTTCGCCTCGCCCTTTGTACCGACGAGGAACAATACCTCCAGCGCGCTGAAGAAACCCTCATGGCCTTCAGTACCATCATGGAGCAGTCCCCCCAAGCTTGTCCTACCCTCTTCACCGGGTTAGACTGGTTTCTCTGTGCCACCCTCGTCCGCACCCGTCGCGACACCCTAAAATCCCTCAGTCCTCAATACTTCCCCAGCAGTGTTTACCAACTGGAGGAAACCCTACCCGAAAACACTGTGGGATTAGTCTGTAAAGGCCTGAGTTGTTTAACCCCGGCCACCAATCAAAGCGAATTCTTAGAGCAAATTCACCAGATATTGATTCCCTAATCCTTAATGCTCCCCACCTGCGACGGCTTCAAATTAAAAACCATGTATCTTTTTATTGCAATGTGCCGCCAAAAATGATCATGAGGGTCAAAGCAAAACCTCACTGTAGGGGCGCAATGCTTGCGCCCTAACCTTTTCCCCTGTTCCCTAACCTCACCAGCAGACTTATTCAGCAAGCCCTAATTATTAACAATAATTAACAACATTTCTCATATTAAAAAATAGCCTTGTGACCTAGCTCACTTCAGTGCTATTATAGGGACGAATAAAACTAAAAACCATCTGAATATCTGCCCTAGCAAGCTTACGCATTTTAGTTTGTGGGCTTTACTTTATCACCTCAAGTTTCCCTTAGTTCTTGATGAGAGAGCCGAAAAACTAAGCTTCCCTGTTGTCTTGGAACGTGGTATATACCGCCCCACTTCCTCCCTGAAAGTTCTCAGAGATTATCTAGCGGTCAACACCCTAAATGGATAGCAAATATTTTGAAGAATACCAAACCCAACTTCGTGATTGGCAAAAGAAATTTTTTGACACTTGGTTAGAATCCATGTCTATGGGGAAAGATGCCTTGAAATTTCCCGAAACCCTCGACAAAACCTTAGACGCTCAAGAAGAATGGGTTAATAACTATCTGGAAGCCCAAGAAACCGCTACTAAAATCGCGTTAGAGTCCCAAAAACAATTTTGGGATAGCTATTTTAAAGCCATGCGCGCAGTTCCCACGGCTCAAGCGGCCTAACGGCTTTTGCTTTTAAATGGCATCGTTGACGGGATTGGTTTTATCAATATCGCCGGGAAAACCCCTGTGCCTCGTGCTTGGGGATGAGAGGCGAGGCCATGAGGAGCTTCACCCCGGAATAATGCTGCAAAGCAGCGGATGGAGTGGGTGGGCGACGAGTTGCCAAGTGATACAATCGTAATACCTACCTGGGACATGGCATCTTCAAATCAGCATCTCGTCTGTGTTGAATGCGAAGAAAGCGGTTTGTCTGTGACGGTAGAAGTAGCTTTGCTAATCCTCCTGCGGGAGATGCCCCAACAACCGGGAGTAAAGGTTGAATTCTTCCCTCTACCGCTAGTCGGACGGAGGGACAGGGTACGGTCAATTGCCCGTATGCTTCGGAGAACTTCGGGACTCTAGAGGCAAGCCGCACCCGCTCGTCAGTGCGGTGGTTGACGAACTAATCTCCTGAGATGTAAGTTATGAGCTTTTGTGTTGAGTTTTCTTCGACAGTGAGTGAATAGAATGCCCCCCTAGAGAGAATCTGAGGGGGGTTTTCCTCGGATTTTGCCGATGCCATCAGAGCGCATCCGAACATCTTAATGTCGTCGTTTTTCTAAAACCCGGTAAACCTCGCGTAAATCAACATTGTGGTGAGCGAGAGCAACGAGGGTATGGTAGAACAAATCAGCCACCTCCGAGGCGATATCTTGGGGATTATCATCCTTACAGGCCATGACCACCTCGGCCGACTCTTCGCCAATCTTTTTGAGAATCTTGTTATCCCCCCCTGCGAAAAGTTTACAGGTGTAGGAACTTTCGTTGGGGTTAGCTTGGCGCTCCCGGATTACTTCGTACAAACCGGATAAGGTGTTAGCCGGGGGAGCTTGTTTTCCCTCTCCCTGTTGGTGGAAACAGCTTCTTTCCCCTGTATGACAAGCAATATCGCCGATTTGCTCAATGGTTAATAAAATGGCATCACTATCACAGTCATAGCGTAGGGATTTCACGGGCTGGAAATGTCCCGAGGTGGCTCCTTTGTGCCAGAGTTCTTGGCGGGAACGGCTCCAATACCATGCTTCCCCTGTCTCAAGGGTTTTCTGGAGTGCTTCGGCGTTCATCCAGGCCATCATTAATACAGTACCATCGAGGTAGTCTTGAGCGATCGCAGGCACTAATCCCTGTTCATTAAAACGTATTTTTTCCAAGGGAATCGATCCGACAAAGGAGGAGGGGTTGGAATTGGACATCATATCAAGGAGCAGAATGCTCTCAACGCATCGTGAAACATCTATCTTGACACTCCCTCCGTAAAATAGGCAAGAGGCAAGAATCCTTAATTCCCCCTCCCCCGTTGTTCCCTATTTCCTTGTTACCTCTAGCATCCCGTTTTCTTCAGCTAGCCTTAATTCTTGATGGCTA contains the following coding sequences:
- the hisIE gene encoding bifunctional phosphoribosyl-AMP cyclohydrolase/phosphoribosyl-ATP diphosphatase HisIE: MSNSNPSSFVGSIPLEKIRFNEQGLVPAIAQDYLDGTVLMMAWMNAEALQKTLETGEAWYWSRSRQELWHKGATSGHFQPVKSLRYDCDSDAILLTIEQIGDIACHTGERSCFHQQGEGKQAPPANTLSGLYEVIRERQANPNESSYTCKLFAGGDNKILKKIGEESAEVVMACKDDNPQDIASEVADLFYHTLVALAHHNVDLREVYRVLEKRRH